In Amia ocellicauda isolate fAmiCal2 chromosome 7, fAmiCal2.hap1, whole genome shotgun sequence, one genomic interval encodes:
- the LOC136753122 gene encoding C-C motif chemokine 20, translated as MNCRTLTVAAGVLFILVIISCSITESARTDGCCTQYISSIDNIKVKLIREYKKQDLNGVCNIDAIVFIMKRGRQICANPKAKKVKEIVKHLNKRKDRKSGKRTRRHSSSTDV; from the exons ATGAACTGCCGGACCCTGACTGTGGCTGCAGGGGTCTTGTTTATTCTGGTGATCATTTCCTGCAGTATCACAGAGTCAGCCA GAACAGATGGCTGTTGCACTCAATATATATCTTCAATTGACAATATAAAAGTGAAGCTGATACGGGAATACAAGAAACAGGATTTGAATGGAGTTTGCAATATTGATGCTATTGT GTTCATCATGAAGAGAGGACGGCAGATCTGTGCCAATCCTAAAGCAAAGAAAGTGAAAGAAATCGTTAAACACCTGAA cAAAAGGAAGGACAGAAAGTCTGGGAAAAGAACAAGACGACACTCTTCTTCCACAGATGTTTAA
- the LOC136753124 gene encoding C-C motif chemokine 20, with translation MAVKFFCLALLGLVALSLFALQTEAGPGSCCLSYSKNRLPCKVIKGYTIQSVKDNCNIDAILFHTNGGKTLCHDPSKAWVMERIHCLKKKAENMA, from the exons ATGGCTGTCAAGTTCTTCTGTCTGGCGCTGCTGGGACTTGTGGCTCTGAGTTTGTTTGCTTTGCAGACCGAAGCag GTCCGGGGAGTTGTTGCCTCTCGTATTCAAAGAATCGCTTGCCGTGCAAAGTCATCAAGGGCTACACGATCCAGTCTGTGAAGGATAACTGCAACATTGACGCGATTTT GTTCCACACAAATGGGGGCAAAACCCTCTGCCATGACCCCTCAAAAGCCTGGGTAATGGAGAGAATTCACTGCCTGAA AAAAAAGGCAGAGAACATGGCTTGA
- the ccl20l gene encoding C-C motif chemokine 20: MSSKRLLLGTLLSGFILSIIFVQSFAYGPMTHDCCIKYTQKPVPLKAIKGFVEQSSLEVCRIDAIIFHTIAEKKICANGKEAWVKRALKKLSSRLKQLANTGSDGNDEEKKA; this comes from the exons ATGTCTAGCAAAAGACTACTCCTTGGGACCCTACTGTCCGGATTCATTCTGAGCATAATTTTTGTGCAAAGTTTTGCAT ATGGCCCAATGACCCATGACTGCTGTATTAAATACACCCAAAAACCTGTGCCCCTCAAGGCAATCAAAGGGTTTGTTGAACAAAGTTCATTGGAAGTCTGCAGAATAGATGCAATCAT ATTCCACACTATTgctgaaaagaaaatatgtgCCAATGGAAAGGAAGCCTGGGTCAAGAGAGCACTGAAAAAGCTAAG CTCCAGACTGAAGCAACTTGCTAATACCGGATCAGATGGAAATGATGAAGAGAAAAAAGCTTAA
- the LOC136754067 gene encoding C-C motif chemokine 20, giving the protein MARNNPFTLALLGLLTLSLFAIRTEAGQSYCCLSYSKNPLPCKRIKGYSIQSMTENCNMDAILFHTVGGRTLCYDPSKTWVMARIQCLQRKVEKIVL; this is encoded by the exons ATGGCAAGAAATAATCCCTTCACACTGGCACTGCTGGGACTTTTGACTCTGAGCTTGTTTGCCATACGGACAGAAGCAG gtCAGTCATACTGTTGTCTCTCGTATTCAAAGAATCCTTTACCCTGCAAACGGATTAAGGGTTACTCAATTCAGTCAATGACAGAAAACTGCAACATGGATGCGATTTT GTTCCACACAGTTGGAGGCAGAACCCTTTGCTATGATCCATCAAAAACTTGGGTAATGGCCAGAATTCAGTGCTTGCA gagAAAGGTGGAAAAAATTGTTTTATAG